A single Anopheles arabiensis isolate DONGOLA chromosome 2, AaraD3, whole genome shotgun sequence DNA region contains:
- the LOC120908783 gene encoding protein zer-1 homolog, protein MLGRVRLKENGIMDEELPTLMELSIRFMAKNLHVICNTDPVTHQLELKDDVVVPNEICDRFLRYQQDCGQDINDRFIQIFRDTEKTPLRHVSLRNSTITNEGMRILLRHQLNSLSMWYCNKITTASWNILIEHCRQLRSLELGRFVDMLKHSEPNEKTPIDFQLLLPRLQRLKLNGVVLQPTIQFSHLTELCHLDLTACIFAEFSLKALVDLPNLRTLILFNVWPLEHEFPTLCKLKNLETLDLSVSRANVDGNYLTPNKLLANLVENLPKLRHLDISGTNLAGDGVAERAGSCTGSSSDIPGLVSRVDRPLDFLGIYYTSHSACKWHDIPALRIAGEATEEQILVAAVAYQDRHELLTKVLNDLYHLLRFETCKQIHKALDVVLSAMDKHIRVKNIQISGSATLFYIVKGREKMKFGVPLKNHIIHTLLNGMSTHLTDDTMMRNGCLTLCQFNIPLDVMFEYERLVQILLHGVSYREQEGFVQRIAIYLLNSLACQVDGSQKLFLGDLGAISTMLNLINDRLSRRVFDDVMEVAWSTMWNVTDETAKNCERFLDGRGMEYFLGCLKLFPDRDDLLRNMMGLLGNVAEVKELRPRLMTTEFITEFSDLLDSSSDGIEVSYNAAGVLAHIASDGADAWTIARPTRYSVLVRMVEAIERWDLSAERNINYRSFEPILGLIRCYHTPQCQHWAVWALANLTKVYPTKYCRVVEQEHGVELLQELIDHPQPYPRLKELAQIVLTHCRNLSEPMTGSASDGSTNTTDPNVMELDG, encoded by the exons ATTCCTCCGCTACCAGCAGGACTGCGGGCAGGACATCAACGATCGCTTCATCCAGATATTCCGCGACACGGAGAAGACGCCGCTGCGCCATGTCAGCCTGCGCAACAGCACGATCACGAACGAGGGCATGCGCATACTGCTGCGGCACCAGCTGAACTCGCTGTCGATGTGGTACTGCAACAAGATCACGACCGCGTCCTGGAACATCCTGATCGAGCACTGCCGGCAGCTGCGGTCGCTCGAGCTCGGCCGGTTCGTCGACATGCTGAAGCACAGCGAGCCGAACGAGAAGACGCCGATCGActtccagctgctgctgccccggcTGCAGCGCCTGAAGCTGAACGGGGTGGTGCTGCAGCCGACGATTCAGTTCAGCCACCTGACCGAGCTGTGCCACCTCGACCTGACCGCGTGCATCTTTGCCGAGTTCAGCCTGAAGGCGCTGGTCGACCTGCCGAACCTGCGGACGCTCATCCTGTTCAACGTTTGGCCGCTCGAGCACGAGTTTCCCACGCTGTGCAAGCTGAAGAATCTCGAAACGCTCGACCTGTCCGTGTCGCGGGCGAACGTCGACGGCAACTATCTAACGCCTAACAAA TTGCTAGCAAATTTAGTTGAGAATCTACCAAAACTGCGGCACCTCGACATCTCTGGAACGAATCTGGCCGGCGATGGGGTGGCCGAACGGGCCGGCTCGTgcaccggcagcagctcgGACATCCCGGGGCTGGTGAGCCGCGTGGACCGGCCGCTAGACTTTCTCGGCATCTACTACACCTCCCATTCGGCGTGCAAATGGCACGACATCCCGGCGCTAAGG ATCGCGGGCGAAGCAACGGAGGAGCAGATACTGGTGGCGGCCGTCGCCTACCAGGACCGGCACGAGCTGCTGACGAAGGTACTGAACGACCTGTACCATCTGCTGCGGTTCGAGACGTGCAAACAGATACACAAGGCGCTGGATGTCGTGCTGTCCGCGATGGACAAGCACATACGCGTGAAGAACATTCAGATCAGTGGCAG TGCCACCCTGTTCTACATCgtgaagggaagggaaaagatGAAGTTTGGCGTGCCGCTGAAAAACCACATCATCCACACGCTGCTGAACGGGATGTCCACGCACCTGACGGACGATACGATGATGCGGAATGGCTGCCTAACACTGTGCCAGTTCAACATACCGCTCGACGTG ATGTTTGAGTACGAGCGGTTGGTTCAAATTTTGCTACACGGCGTATCGTACCGCGAGCAGGAAGGGTTCGTGCAGCGCATCGCCATCTATCTGCTGAACTCGCTCGCCTGCCAGGTGGACGGCAGCCAGAAGCTGTTTCTGGGCGATCTAGGTGCTATATCG ACGATGTTGAACTTGATCAACGATCGATTGTCGAGGCGTGTCTTTGACGACGTGATGGAAGTCGCCTGGTCGACGATGTGGAATGTGACCGACGAGACGGCCAAGAACTGCGAGCGGTTTCTGGACGGGCGCGGCATGGAATATTTCCTCGGTTGTCTAAAG CTGTTTCCCGATCGGGACGACCTGTTGCGCAACATGATGGGTCTGCTGGGCAATGTGGCGGAGGTGAAGGAGCTGCGGCCACGCCTGATGACGACCGAGTTCATAACCGAGTTTTCCGATCTGCTCGACTCGTCCAGCGACGGTATTGAG GTTAGCTATAATGCCGCCGGTGTGCTGGCCCACATCGCCTCGGACGGGGCGGACGCCTGGACCATCGCGCGACCGACCCGGTACAGCGTGCTGGTGCGCATGGTGGAAGCGATCGAGCGGTGGGATCTGTCGGCGGAGCGGAACATCAACTATCGCAGCTTCGAGCCGATCCTCGGGTTGATTCGCTGCTACCATACGCCCCAGTGTCAGCACTGGGCCGTCTGGGCGCTGGCGAATCTAACCAAA GTCTACCCAACCAAGTACTGCAGGGTGGTGGAGCAGGAGCACGGCGtcgagctgctgcaggagctgatcgatCATCCGCAGCCGTACCCGCGGCTGAAGGAGCTGGCCCAGATAGTGCTAACGCACTGTCGCAATCTGAGCGAGCCGATGACAGGTTCCGCGTCCGACGGCAGCACCAACACGACCGACCCGAACGTGATGGAGCTGGACGGATAA